A genomic stretch from Oncorhynchus tshawytscha isolate Ot180627B linkage group LG07, Otsh_v2.0, whole genome shotgun sequence includes:
- the LOC112254517 gene encoding matrix remodeling-associated protein 8 isoform X2 translates to MKIPDVIQALILVQIPAAFLFTAVLAQSDSSSVVVAGYNVSAPTGSRVVLQCVSGRMVWTRDSLKDRQRVVHWDLYRPGPDYAMERVADMFSAGDQRIYNGHNQGRVSLSQSAFNDGNFSLVIRDIAISDRGLYSCNLHHHYCHLYETIRIQVNVTKSRRKEQRFWDGQKAVFVVLVGSTVVLPCVNRRSVWTEDGSEEEQQVVHWDRQPPGVRHDRADRLIDLYASGEQRSYGPLFLQRKMNISAESFTQGDFSLAISALQPGDQGLYTCHLHHHYCGLHERRQFQLTVGPAEPQATVAPRALPNQDKEDSKAEAPRVINVILPDQRHHFLLPLGYILTTLLLLAFIVLIIIIVTHRRKTKVEFYPQTSMRSNRGDMATNEFEMDVPEVKTCNQEEKKLDYKNNLLREKVQMSTLPKVIDLDKEMEKVYWK, encoded by the exons ATGAAGATACCGGACGTGATTCAAGCACTCATCTTGGTCCAAA TCCCTGCGGCCTTCCTCTTCACTGCTG tGTTGGCTCAGTCCGACAGCAGCAGTGTGGTTGTTGCGGGCTACAACGTGAGCGCCCCCACTGGCTCTAGGGTGGTACTGCAGTGTGTGAGCGGGCGCATGGTGTGGACCAGGGACAGTCTGAAGGACAGACAGAGGGTGGTCCACTGGGACCTGTACCGCCCAGGGCCAGACTATGCCATGGAGAGGGTTGCAGACATGTTTTCTGCTGGAGACCAGCGCATCTATAACGGACACAACCAGGGGAGGGTCAGCCTCAGCCAATCAGCTTTCAACGACGGAAACTTCTCTCTCGTCATCAGAG ACATTGCGATAAGTGACCGAGGCCTGTACTCCTGTAACCTGCACCATCACTACTGTCACCTGTATGAAACGATCAGAATACAGGTCAACGTCACCAAGTCAC GTCGTAAGGAGCAGCGGTTCTGGGACGGTCAGAAAGCTGTGTTTGTGGTGTTGGTTGGCAGCACGGTGGTGTTGCCGTGTGTGAATCGCCGCTCTGTGTGGACAGAAGATGGCAGTGAGGAGgaacagcag GTGGTGCATTGGGACCGGCAGCCTCCGGGTGTTCGTCACGACCGTGCAGACCGTCTGATAGACCTGTATGCCTCTGGGGAGCAGCGCAGCTACGGACCCCTGTTCCTCCAGAGGAAGATGAACATTAGCGCTGAGTCCTTCACACAGGGAGACTTCTCTCTGGCTATCTCTGCCCTGCAG CCAGGAGATCAGGGTCTGTACACCTGTCACCTACATCATCACTACTGTGGTCTTCATGAGAGAAGACAGTTTCAGCTCACCGTAGGCCCAGCTGAGCCTCAGGCTACTGTTGCCCCCAGAGCACTGCCCAACCAAGACAAGG AGGATAGCAAGGCTGAGGCGCCACGTGTCATCAACGTCATCCTGCCCGATCAGCGACATCATTTCCTGCTGCCCCTTGGCTACATCCTGACGACGCTCCTCCTCCTGGCCTTCATTgtgctcatcatcatcatcgttacCCACCGACGCAAGACCAAAG TGGAGTTTTACCCACAGACATCTATGAG ATCCAACAGGGGTGACATGGCCACCAATGAGTTTGAGATGGACGTTCCTGAAGTCAAGACGTGCAACCAGGAGGAGAAGaaactag aCTACAAAAACAACCTGCTGAGGGAGAAGGTTCAAATGTCCACCCTGCCCAAAGTCATCGACCTGGacaaag agaTGGAGAAGGTGTATTGGAAATGA
- the LOC112254517 gene encoding matrix remodeling-associated protein 8 isoform X1: MKIPDVIQALILVQIPAAFLFTAVLAQSDSSSVVVAGYNVSAPTGSRVVLQCVSGRMVWTRDSLKDRQRVVHWDLYRPGPDYAMERVADMFSAGDQRIYNGHNQGRVSLSQSAFNDGNFSLVIRDIAISDRGLYSCNLHHHYCHLYETIRIQVNVTKSRRKEQRFWDGQKAVFVVLVGSTVVLPCVNRRSVWTEDGSEEEQQVVHWDRQPPGVRHDRADRLIDLYASGEQRSYGPLFLQRKMNISAESFTQGDFSLAISALQPGDQGLYTCHLHHHYCGLHERRQFQLTVGPAEPQATVAPRALPNQDKEDSKAEAPRVINVILPDQRHHFLLPLGYILTTLLLLAFIVLIIIIVTHRRKTKAVEFYPQTSMRSNRGDMATNEFEMDVPEVKTCNQEEKKLDYKNNLLREKVQMSTLPKVIDLDKEMEKVYWK, from the exons ATGAAGATACCGGACGTGATTCAAGCACTCATCTTGGTCCAAA TCCCTGCGGCCTTCCTCTTCACTGCTG tGTTGGCTCAGTCCGACAGCAGCAGTGTGGTTGTTGCGGGCTACAACGTGAGCGCCCCCACTGGCTCTAGGGTGGTACTGCAGTGTGTGAGCGGGCGCATGGTGTGGACCAGGGACAGTCTGAAGGACAGACAGAGGGTGGTCCACTGGGACCTGTACCGCCCAGGGCCAGACTATGCCATGGAGAGGGTTGCAGACATGTTTTCTGCTGGAGACCAGCGCATCTATAACGGACACAACCAGGGGAGGGTCAGCCTCAGCCAATCAGCTTTCAACGACGGAAACTTCTCTCTCGTCATCAGAG ACATTGCGATAAGTGACCGAGGCCTGTACTCCTGTAACCTGCACCATCACTACTGTCACCTGTATGAAACGATCAGAATACAGGTCAACGTCACCAAGTCAC GTCGTAAGGAGCAGCGGTTCTGGGACGGTCAGAAAGCTGTGTTTGTGGTGTTGGTTGGCAGCACGGTGGTGTTGCCGTGTGTGAATCGCCGCTCTGTGTGGACAGAAGATGGCAGTGAGGAGgaacagcag GTGGTGCATTGGGACCGGCAGCCTCCGGGTGTTCGTCACGACCGTGCAGACCGTCTGATAGACCTGTATGCCTCTGGGGAGCAGCGCAGCTACGGACCCCTGTTCCTCCAGAGGAAGATGAACATTAGCGCTGAGTCCTTCACACAGGGAGACTTCTCTCTGGCTATCTCTGCCCTGCAG CCAGGAGATCAGGGTCTGTACACCTGTCACCTACATCATCACTACTGTGGTCTTCATGAGAGAAGACAGTTTCAGCTCACCGTAGGCCCAGCTGAGCCTCAGGCTACTGTTGCCCCCAGAGCACTGCCCAACCAAGACAAGG AGGATAGCAAGGCTGAGGCGCCACGTGTCATCAACGTCATCCTGCCCGATCAGCGACATCATTTCCTGCTGCCCCTTGGCTACATCCTGACGACGCTCCTCCTCCTGGCCTTCATTgtgctcatcatcatcatcgttacCCACCGACGCAAGACCAAAG CAGTGGAGTTTTACCCACAGACATCTATGAG ATCCAACAGGGGTGACATGGCCACCAATGAGTTTGAGATGGACGTTCCTGAAGTCAAGACGTGCAACCAGGAGGAGAAGaaactag aCTACAAAAACAACCTGCTGAGGGAGAAGGTTCAAATGTCCACCCTGCCCAAAGTCATCGACCTGGacaaag agaTGGAGAAGGTGTATTGGAAATGA